In the Paenibacillus sp. FSL R7-0337 genome, CAGTGTAATCCTGCTGTGCCGATGATACATAAGACACAGGCAGGCCCGGCGGAGCCTGCCCCGGTCATTGCCGTAGCCCGGGACGCGGCGTTCAACTTCTACTACGCAGATAATCTGGAGCTGCTCGCACGTGAAGGTGCTAAGCTGATTTACTTCAGCCCGCTCAGCGGTGAAGGCATTCCGCCGGAAGCGGGCGGCCTCTATATCGGCGGCGGCTTCCCGGAAGAATTCGCGGCTGTGATTGCCGCGAACCAGCTGTTCCTTGGCGGACTGAGGTCTGCCGCAGACGCTGGAATGCCGCTCTATGCAGAGTGCGGCGGCTACATGGTGCTGGCCCGCAGTCTGACCGACCGCAACGGCAGGGTGCATGAGATGGCCGGAATCGTTCCGGCACACACTGTGATGCAGGAACGCCGGGCGGCACTCGGCTATCGTGAAGTTACGGCACTTCACGACTGTCTGCTGCTGAAGCAGGGCGAGCGCCTGCGCGGCCATGAATTTCATTACTCCGTCATGAGCTATCCTGACGGGGAAGCCCGAACCTATGCCTATGAGAGTAAGGGCAGAGGGGGGAGCCAGCCGGAAGGCTACATCAGCGGCAGCATTATGGCTGCTTATGCGCATATCCACTTGGCCTCCCATCTCCCGGCAGCAGCCCGGCTTGTAGCAGCCTGCCGGGCATATCGTGACCGCAAACAAGCTGTACAGCAGCATGATTCCGATTCCTGCAATCAACAAGTGGAATAACGTATCTTAAATTATTGATTCTAA is a window encoding:
- a CDS encoding cobyrinate a,c-diamide synthase; this encodes MQARPRLVIAGTGSGSGKTTVTLGLMRAFARRGLKVQGFKCGPDYIDPAYHTAVTGRPSRNLDSWMTSSDYLQEYFLQASAEADLSVIEGVMGLYDGKEDTALTGSTAEIAILTASPVLLVVDVRSMGRSAAAIVLGFRQLEPQVRIAAVLVNRCGSEGHYRLVKAAIEAACGIPVIGWLPRDSGLDIPERHLGLLPAVERGELAPLFDRAADMLEQGTDLEQLLEIAATAPAVQKILAAADDQCNPAVPMIHKTQAGPAEPAPVIAVARDAAFNFYYADNLELLAREGAKLIYFSPLSGEGIPPEAGGLYIGGGFPEEFAAVIAANQLFLGGLRSAADAGMPLYAECGGYMVLARSLTDRNGRVHEMAGIVPAHTVMQERRAALGYREVTALHDCLLLKQGERLRGHEFHYSVMSYPDGEARTYAYESKGRGGSQPEGYISGSIMAAYAHIHLASHLPAAARLVAACRAYRDRKQAVQQHDSDSCNQQVE